In a genomic window of Chromatiales bacterium 21-64-14:
- a CDS encoding L,D-transpeptidase: MVGHVRVVIARNDVTLLDIARHYDLGYNEIVGANPGVDPWLPGAGARVVVPTEFILPPRPWKGIVIDAPERRLFYFPPVTARHPTPRVYTFPVGIFQPGFPDPLGMTRIVAKRRMPRWVVPADIRAQAAAQGDPLPAVVPPGPQNPMGELALETGFPEIYIHGTSRPWGVGMRPSHGCFHLYPEDAVTLFRLVRVGTPVRIIDRPFLVGQRNGLRLYLERFAPLKVYHPHGDADGAARAIARYMGATQQRWRIDWARVRRVAAAGEPIPTPASRGSAPLGRLLAALPAHAYRYRPYGTDANDAAPPPPLALAALAVAVAVAPAPVTTDPAPPVRIPHIW; this comes from the coding sequence ATCGTCGGGCACGTGCGGGTGGTCATCGCCCGCAACGACGTCACCCTGCTGGACATCGCCCGTCACTACGACTTGGGCTACAACGAGATCGTGGGGGCCAACCCGGGCGTCGACCCCTGGCTCCCCGGCGCGGGCGCGCGCGTGGTCGTACCGACGGAGTTCATCCTCCCGCCGCGGCCGTGGAAGGGCATCGTGATCGACGCGCCGGAACGGCGCCTGTTCTACTTCCCTCCGGTCACGGCGCGTCACCCGACGCCGCGGGTCTACACGTTCCCGGTCGGGATCTTCCAGCCGGGATTCCCCGATCCCCTCGGCATGACGCGCATCGTCGCCAAGCGGCGCATGCCGCGCTGGGTGGTGCCGGCCGACATCCGTGCCCAGGCCGCCGCGCAGGGGGATCCGCTGCCGGCGGTGGTGCCGCCGGGTCCGCAGAACCCGATGGGGGAATTGGCGCTCGAGACCGGATTCCCAGAGATCTACATCCACGGCACCAGCCGTCCGTGGGGGGTGGGGATGCGCCCGAGCCACGGCTGCTTCCACCTGTATCCCGAAGACGCGGTCACGCTGTTCCGTCTCGTGCGGGTCGGCACGCCGGTGCGTATCATCGACCGTCCGTTTCTGGTCGGCCAGCGCAACGGCTTGCGCCTCTACCTCGAGCGGTTCGCGCCGCTCAAGGTCTACCATCCGCACGGGGACGCCGACGGCGCCGCCCGGGCGATCGCCCGCTACATGGGCGCGACGCAGCAGCGCTGGCGCATCGACTGGGCGCGCGTGCGCCGCGTCGCGGCGGCGGGGGAGCCGATTCCGACGCCGGCCTCGCGGGGCTCGGCCCCGCTCGGGCGTCTGCTGGCCGCGCTCCCCGCGCACGCGTACCGCTATCGGCCCTACGGCACGGACGCCAACGACGCCGCCCCGCCACCGCCGCTCGCCCTCGCCGCGCTCGCGGTTGCGGTTGCGGTTGCGCCGGCGCCGGTCACCACCGATCCGGCGCCGCCGGTCCGCATTCCGCACATCTGGTAG